From Candidatus Krumholzibacteriia bacterium, the proteins below share one genomic window:
- a CDS encoding STAS domain-containing protein → MLQIRRDIRMIEGRPVGVLVLQGYVDSMDSLALERAIDEIYSQDVFDIVLDVTQVSHIGSAGWSVIISKLSLLGEKRGYFRFAGMRPDVRQVFHIVGIENIAGIEMHDYLEDAFRACRATVQHA, encoded by the coding sequence ATGCTGCAGATCCGCCGCGACATCCGCATGATCGAGGGCCGACCCGTGGGCGTCCTCGTTCTGCAGGGTTACGTGGACAGCATGGACTCCTTGGCGCTGGAACGCGCCATCGACGAAATCTACTCCCAGGATGTCTTCGACATCGTCCTCGACGTCACCCAGGTGAGCCACATCGGCTCCGCCGGCTGGAGCGTCATCATCAGCAAGCTCAGCCTGCTCGGCGAGAAACGCGGCTACTTCCGCTTCGCCGGCATGCGGCCCGATGTCCGCCAGGTCTTCCACATCGTCGGCATCGAGAACATCGCCGGCATCGAGATGCACGACTACCTCGAGGATGCCTTCCGCGCCTGCCGCGCCACCGTCCAGCACGCCTGA